The following proteins are encoded in a genomic region of Athene noctua unplaced genomic scaffold, bAthNoc1.hap1.1 HAP1_HAP1_scaffold_36, whole genome shotgun sequence:
- the LOC141974203 gene encoding olfactory receptor 14A16-like, producing MSNGSSITEFLLLAFADRRELQLLHFWLFLGISLAALLGNGLIITAIACDHRLHTPMYFFLLNLSLLDLGSLSTTLPKAMANSLWHNRHISYSGCAAQLFMFAFFITAEFSLLTIMSYDRYVAICKPLHYGTLLGSRACVHMAAAAWGTGFLNSLLHMANTFSLPLCQGNTLDQFFCEIPQILKLSCSHSYLREVGLIMVSACLAFGCFVFIVVSYVQIFRAVLRIPSEQGRHKAFSTCLPHLAVVSLFVSTGLFADLKPPSLSSPSLDLVVSFLYSVVPPVVNPLIYSMRNQEIKDALRKLITRCYFEGRNCSSAAAEV from the coding sequence atgtccaacggcagctccatcaccgagttcctcctcctggcattcgcagacagacgggagctgcagctcctgcacttctggctcttcctgggcatctccctggctgccctcctgggcaacggcctcatcatcaccgccatcgcctgtgaccaccgcctgcacacccccatgtacttcttcctcctcaacctctccctcctcgacctgggctccctctccaccactctccccaaagccatggccaactccctctggcacaacaggcacatctcctactcggggtgtgctgcacagctctttatGTTTGCCTTCTTTAtcacagcagagttttctctcctcaccatcatgtcctacgaccgctacgttgccatctgcaaacccctgcactacgggaccctcctgggcagcagagcttgtgtccacatggcagcagctgcctggggcactgggttcctcaattctctcctgcacatggccaacacattttcactacctctctgccagggcaacaccctggaccagttcttctgtgaaatcccccagatcctcaagctctcctgctcacactcctacctcagggaagttgggcttatcatggtcagtgcctgtttggcttttgggtgttttgtgttcattgtggtgtcctatgtgcagatcttcagggccgtgctgaggatcccctctgagcagggacggcacaaagccttttccacgtgcctccctcacctggccgtggtctccctctttgtcaGTACTGGCCTGTTTGCcgacctgaagccgccctccctctcctccccatccctggacctggtggtgtcatttctgtactcggtcgTGCCTCCAgtagtgaaccccctcatctacagcatgaggaaccaggagatcaaggatgccctgaggaaactgatAACCAGAtgttattttgaaggaagaaactgctcatctgctgctgcagaggtttAA